The genomic DNA GGCGGTGGCCGCCACCCCCCGGAAGCCCACCTCAAAGGGCCCCATGCCCCTTAAGGCCACGTCCCGGTAGCGGAAGCCGTCCACCTTGAGAAGGAGGGCCTTCCCCTCGAGCCACACCCCTCCGGCGTCGTCCCCCGGGGGAAGGGGGGCGTCCAGGGGATAGCCCAAGGGGGCGAGCTTTCGGAGAAGGGCTCTTTCGCCCAGGTCTTTAAGCCGCATAAACCCAGGCTAGGGTATCATGGCGGGGTGTGCCGGGTTGACCTGTGCCTGAGGCCGGCCCCTGGCCCCTTGATCCTGGTGGAGGTCCTGCCCGCGGGTAGCGTCCTCACCCGCCTCCTGGCCCTGGGGGCCAGGGGGGTTTGGGTGGCCCCGGGGCCCAAGGTGGCCCGCCTCCTGGCGGAAAACCTGGGGAAAGACGCCCTTCTCCTGGGCGAGGTGGAGGGCTTTCCCCCCGAGGGGTTCCACGGGCGGCTTTCCCTCTTAGACCTGGAGAAGACGGAGGTGAAGGGGAAGGAGGCCGTCTTGGTGGCCCCCTCCCTCAACGGAAGCCTCCTGCCGGGGGAGGAGGAGGTGTACCTGGCGGGCTTCCGCAACGCCAAGGCCATCCTGGAGCTGGCTAGCACCCTCCAGAACCCCACCTTGCGCCCCTCCGGGGCCCCTGAGCCCCTCCTCTCCGCGGTGGTGGCCCTGGGCTTTTTGCAAAAGCGCCTCTATCCCGAGGCGAAAAGCCTCGCCACCCTCCTCCTCAAGGCCTTCCCTGACCCCCAAGAGGCCCTCTTCCAAAGCCAGGAGGGGCAGGCCCTTCACAAGGAGGGGCGCACGGAGGAGCTGGCCTGGGCGAGCCTCATCGGGGTGGACCCGGTGGTGCCCCGCCTTACCGAGGTCCGCTTCTTCCCCAAGGAGGCCTACGGCCTCACCCAGGACCGCTACGCCCAGAGGTACGCGGCATGGAACGGCTAACCCTATTGGGCCTTCCCCTGGACCCGGTGGACATGGAAGAGGCCCTGAGGCGCATCGGGGGCTTCCTGGAAGGGAGCCGAACCTGCCAGGTGGTGACCCTGAACCCCGAGATGGCCGTGCGGGCCCAGGAGGACCGGGCCCTTAGGGAGGCGGTCCTTCAGGCCGAACTGGTCACCCCAGACGGGGTGGGCATCCTCTGGGCGGCGCGGCGGCTTCTAGGGGTGCGCCTCCCCGAGCGGGTCACGGGGGTAGACCTCACCTTGGCCCTCTTCCGCCGCTACCCGGGCCTCAGGGTCTACCTCCTGGGCGGAAGGCCCGGGGTGGCGGAGCGGGCGGCGCAGGAAGCGGAGCGGCTGGGGGCAAAGATGGTGGGCTTCCACCACGGTTATTTCCGGGAAGAGGCCCCTATTGTCGAAGCCATTCAAAAGGCTGCCCCCGACCTCCTCCTGGTGGGCATGGGGGAAAGGCAGGAAACCTTCATCCACCGCCACAAGCCCCACCTGGGGGCCAAGGTGGCCATGGGGGTGGGGGGCACCCTGGACGTCCTGGCGGGGGAGGCGAGGCGCCCCCCCCTCTGGGCGCAACGCCTGGGCCTGGAGTGGCTTCTGCGCGTGGGGCTGGACCCCAAGCGCTGGCGGCGGGCCCCCCGGCTTCTCCGCTTCGCTTACATGGTCCTCAAGGAGGGGCGTTAGAATGGACCCATGCGGCGGATTTTGGCCTCCTTCCTTCTCTTAGGGCTCGCCCTGGCCCAAGGGCTCGTCCTCCCCTTTGAGGGGCCCAGGGGCTACACCCTGGCCCAGGCCTTCGCCCAGGGCCTGAACGCCCCTCCCCCCACCCTCCTCGCCCTCCTCCTCCCCGACCTCCCCTGGCGGGGAAGTTACGAGCTTGCCGGGGGGCTTTACACCCGGGCTGGGGCCCGATTCGCCCTCGCCGCCACGGGGGCAGACTGGGTGCTCCTGGGGCGGGAGGAGGCGCAGGGCTTAAGGCTCCTCCTCGCCACCCCCCAGGGGGCCCAGGAGGGGCTTTTCCGCACCCCCGAGCTGGCCTGGCTCTGGCTCCAGGGCCAGGGCCTCGCCCCCCGGTTCCGCCCCTTGCCCAAGCCTTCCCTTTCCGAGGAACGCCTGCGGGCCCTGGCGGAAGGCCAGGACCCCGACCCCCTGCACCAGTCCGCCCTGGACCTTAAGGAGGGACGGGGAAGCGGCCTTTTGGAAGGCCTCCTTCCCAAGCAGCTCCTCCTCCTCTGGCAGGGCACCCTCCCTCCCGCCTACCAGGCCTTCCGCCTCCTGGCGGAGGGGAAGCGGGAGGAAGCCCTTAAGCGGGCGGAGGCCTTAGCCCAGGGGGACATCCTGGAAAGGACCGCGGCCCACCTCCTCTTCCGGGCCCTGGAGGACCCGCGCTGGAAGGAAACGGCTCGAGGCCTGGCCCAGGCCTTCCCCGAGCTTCCCCTGGCCTGGGAGGAGGTAAGCTTCGCCGCCTTTGCCGAGGGGAAGGGGGAGGAGGCCAAGGAGGCCCTCCTCCAGGCCCTGAGGCTCCAGCCCGACTCCTGGCTCTACTGGACCAACCTGGGCTGGGCCTACTACCTCGCCGGGAACCTCCCCCGGGCCATCCTGGCCTCGGAAAAGGCCCTTCGGCTCAACCCCAACGCCACCGCCCTCTACAACCTGGGGCTTTTTAGGGCCATCTACGGGGACTATTTGGGGGCCAAGGCCGCCTACGACCGGGCCCTAAGGCTGGACAAAGGGGAGGACTTCCCCGAGGCCCTAAAGGACCTCGAGGCCCGCCTCGAGCCCCTTGCCCTCTACTTCCGCGCCTACCTGGCGGAGCGGGCGGGGCTCGAGGCCAAAACCCTCTACCAGGCCTTCCTCGCCCAACACCCCAAGCACCCGCTAGGCCCCGCCGCCCGGCGGGCCCTGGCCCGGCTTGGGGAAGGGGGGGTGCGGCTGGAGGTCTTGCGGCTTGCCCTCATTCCCGGGGACGTGGACGCCCGCCCCTTCCGGGCGGGGGAGGCGGTCTTCCCCGATGTGCGCCTTACGGGAAACCCCTACCTCACGCGGGACGCCCTGGAAACCCGCCTCTACCGGGATGGCGCCCTCCTCCAGGAGGAGAAAAAGCCCTTGGGCTTTCCACCCCTCACCACCGCCTTGGTGGAACACGCCCCCGCCATTACCCTCCCCGCCCCCGGGCGGTACACCCTCGAGGTCCGCTACGGGGAGGCCACCCTCCTCCTGCCCCTAGAAGCGGGGCCTCCCAGCCTCGCCCGCCGGCTCTACGCCCTGGGCCTGGAGGTGCGGGACCTTTCCGGCCAAGGCCTCCTCACCCCCAAGGAAGCCCTAGGGGAGGAGGGGGAAAGGCTCCTGTTGGAAAGGACGCTCCAGGCGCTGAAGGAGGCTGCCCCCCTCGCCACCTCAAGCCGCCTTACCGCTCCGCTTTCGCAGGGTCCCTACGCGGGGAAGAGCGTGCAGGAGGTGCTGAAGGAGCCGGGCCTCGAGGGGGTGCGGGCTTTCTTCGAAGCGGTCTTGGAAAATCCCCAACTCCTTGCGGAAAACGACGTGGTAAACGCCTTTGTGAACTGGCTCCTTGATCAAGAAAGGGCCCCGTGAAGGCGCGCAAGCGCTCGCCCCCCGGGTTTCCCCGGGGGGCGAGTTTTGCGTCCTGGGCTTGGTGGAGCCGAGGGGATTCGAACCCCTGACCTCCTGAGTGCGATTCAGGCGCGCTCCCAGCTGCGCCACGGCCCCACGCGCCCTATATGGTAGCGGGGGCAAGAAGGCTTGTCTAGTCCCCTTCCTTGAGGCGCACCTCCACCCGCCCCTTCTTGTCCTTCACGGAAAGCTTCGCCTTGGCTTTGCCCTTGCGGTACTCCGCCTTCCACTCGCCCTTCTTCACCTCGTACTTGGTGCGCACCCAGCCCCGGCGGCGCAGGTCCTCGTCGTGGTAGCGGAACACCGCCTCCGCCCGGGAAAAG from Thermus sp. LT1-2-5 includes the following:
- a CDS encoding tetratricopeptide repeat protein, whose protein sequence is MRRILASFLLLGLALAQGLVLPFEGPRGYTLAQAFAQGLNAPPPTLLALLLPDLPWRGSYELAGGLYTRAGARFALAATGADWVLLGREEAQGLRLLLATPQGAQEGLFRTPELAWLWLQGQGLAPRFRPLPKPSLSEERLRALAEGQDPDPLHQSALDLKEGRGSGLLEGLLPKQLLLLWQGTLPPAYQAFRLLAEGKREEALKRAEALAQGDILERTAAHLLFRALEDPRWKETARGLAQAFPELPLAWEEVSFAAFAEGKGEEAKEALLQALRLQPDSWLYWTNLGWAYYLAGNLPRAILASEKALRLNPNATALYNLGLFRAIYGDYLGAKAAYDRALRLDKGEDFPEALKDLEARLEPLALYFRAYLAERAGLEAKTLYQAFLAQHPKHPLGPAARRALARLGEGGVRLEVLRLALIPGDVDARPFRAGEAVFPDVRLTGNPYLTRDALETRLYRDGALLQEEKKPLGFPPLTTALVEHAPAITLPAPGRYTLEVRYGEATLLLPLEAGPPSLARRLYALGLEVRDLSGQGLLTPKEALGEEGERLLLERTLQALKEAAPLATSSRLTAPLSQGPYAGKSVQEVLKEPGLEGVRAFFEAVLENPQLLAENDVVNAFVNWLLDQERAP
- a CDS encoding WecB/TagA/CpsF family glycosyltransferase, whose amino-acid sequence is MERLTLLGLPLDPVDMEEALRRIGGFLEGSRTCQVVTLNPEMAVRAQEDRALREAVLQAELVTPDGVGILWAARRLLGVRLPERVTGVDLTLALFRRYPGLRVYLLGGRPGVAERAAQEAERLGAKMVGFHHGYFREEAPIVEAIQKAAPDLLLVGMGERQETFIHRHKPHLGAKVAMGVGGTLDVLAGEARRPPLWAQRLGLEWLLRVGLDPKRWRRAPRLLRFAYMVLKEGR
- a CDS encoding 2-phosphosulfolactate phosphatase codes for the protein MCRVDLCLRPAPGPLILVEVLPAGSVLTRLLALGARGVWVAPGPKVARLLAENLGKDALLLGEVEGFPPEGFHGRLSLLDLEKTEVKGKEAVLVAPSLNGSLLPGEEEVYLAGFRNAKAILELASTLQNPTLRPSGAPEPLLSAVVALGFLQKRLYPEAKSLATLLLKAFPDPQEALFQSQEGQALHKEGRTEELAWASLIGVDPVVPRLTEVRFFPKEAYGLTQDRYAQRYAAWNG